The Vibrio fortis DNA segment ACATTAGCTGTCTTGAACACAAAGCTAGTGTTATTGCCTGTTTTTGGGTTGACTGCACGTTGCCACGCAAATACGAAGTCATTCGCTGTAACGGGTGAACCGTTTGACCACTGAAGTCCTTTTTTCAGAGTAAAGGTGACGGTTTTACCATCATTGCTGAAATGCCAATCTTGAGCTTGTCCTGGGATAATTTGTCCGTCGCGATTCTCAATCACGAAGCCTTCGAACATGTCATTGACGATAATATCCCCTGGCATGCCTGAGTTAACAAACGTTGGATCTAATGTGTTGGGCTCTGCACCATTACCGCGAACAAAATATTGCTCATCGGCTAGTAAGGCTTCTGATGGAACCTGTGCAGCGATAGCAGAAGTAGAACCTAAAGCTAATAGAGTAGGGAGGACGATAGATAAGGGTGATTTAGTCATTGTAATTCCTTTACGACTTAAACAGAACTTTATGCATTAAAAAGGAATAATTACAATATTGCAACAAATAGTAGGGTTATTAATCATTGATAACAGTATGGAGTTCTTGGCTAAATCAGAGAGAAAAAGCGAAACAAACGCTGCGGTTCATTTCGCTTCTGAAGGTAAGTATATTGGAGCTACATTTACCTCAACTTGAAGCCTGAGTGTTGAATGCTAACCCTGCTGAGGAATAGCCGCTTTGACCACTTGCTTCCTTTTGATTTGCGCCATGATCACCCCAGAGATAACCATGATGCCGCCCATGAAGTGGTAGTCATGTACTGTCTCGCCAAGCCAAGTTGCTGCGAGAACGACGGCAACAACTGGTAGTAGGTTCATAAACATAGCACTAGAGTCGGCTCCAATTGCGTCGATAGCTTTTACCCACATCCAAGGTGCCAATACCGACGCAGCGATTGCGGCATAAGCGATGAGTGGCAGTGACGCTTGAGAAGGCATCAGTTGCTCACTGGTCAACCATAATGGTGTTAACATCGCGACTGCAAATAGGCCCTGCATGTAGATCACTACCCAGTTGCTTACAGGCATCTTCCAACGTTTAAGTAGTACGCAGTAAGAGGCGTAGACGCAGGCTGCAATCAACATATAGCCATCACCTTGGGTAAGTTCTTGGTGCAAGAAAAACAGTGGGTCGCCTTTACCTAGCATGAAGGCTAAGCCAGACAACGACAGCACACCACCGACAATACTCAGCCCTGAAATCGACTTGTGTAGCAGTGGAACACTTAAAAATACGCTGATCAACGGTACCAATGAGGTGATCAATGCCATGTTTGACGCGCTGGTGGTGAGGCCAGCGTAGTAACCGAGAGATTGGTTCAACACCATTCCCAATAAAGCCAGAAAGGCTAGCTTAGCGAGGTTAGGCTTAATCGCCGGCCACTGTTTAATGGCGCTCGGCAGACAAAAAGGTGTAAGAAGGAGCATGGCGACAAACCAACGGAAAAAACTCATTGCACTAGGTTCGATAACACTCGCCGCCAT contains these protein-coding regions:
- a CDS encoding DMT family transporter produces the protein MSYLLPFFTVCIWGANAIVNKMAASVIEPSAMSFFRWFVAMLLLTPFCLPSAIKQWPAIKPNLAKLAFLALLGMVLNQSLGYYAGLTTSASNMALITSLVPLISVFLSVPLLHKSISGLSIVGGVLSLSGLAFMLGKGDPLFFLHQELTQGDGYMLIAACVYASYCVLLKRWKMPVSNWVVIYMQGLFAVAMLTPLWLTSEQLMPSQASLPLIAYAAIAASVLAPWMWVKAIDAIGADSSAMFMNLLPVVAVVLAATWLGETVHDYHFMGGIMVISGVIMAQIKRKQVVKAAIPQQG